The following proteins are encoded in a genomic region of Labrus mixtus unplaced genomic scaffold, fLabMix1.1 SCAFFOLD_69, whole genome shotgun sequence:
- the LOC132967125 gene encoding ephrin-A2-like, whose amino-acid sequence MRRVLMFPLTSLLPLLVLLLRFFRGEYTVEVAINDYLDIYCPHYEVAESSERMEHYILYMVNYDGYTTCDHHRRGFKRWECNRPLSPNGPLKFSEKFQLFTPFSLGFEFRPGHEYYYISSPHPNLAGKPCLKLKIYVKPTNDSVYESPEPFLTDDTTGGCSLALPRLPLLSAMMLALLLLLLASS is encoded by the exons ATGAggcgtgtgttaatgtttcctctgacatcacttctccccctcctcgttctcctcctcAGGTTCTTCCGGGGCGAGTACACGGTGGAGGTGGCTATCAACGACTACCTGGACATCTACTGCCCGCACTACGAGGTGGCGGAGTCGTCGGAGCGGATGGAGCACTACATCCTGTACATGGTGAACTACGACGGGTACACCACCTGCGACCACCACAGGAGGGGCTTCAAACGGTGGGAGTGTAACCGCCCCCTCAGCCCCAACGGACCACTCAAGTTCTCCGAGAAGTTTCAGCTGTTCACGCCGTTCAGCCTGGGCTTCGAGTTCAGGCCGGGCCACGAGTACTACTACATCT cttctccTCATCCGAACCTGGCCGGGAAACCATGTCTGAAACTGAAGATCTACGTCAAACCAACCA atgaCTCGGTGTACGAGTCTCCTGAGCCGTTCCTGACAGACGACACCACCGGCGGCTGCAGCCTCGCTCTGCCCCGCCTCCCCCTGCTGTCGGCCATGATGCtcgctctccttctcctcctcctggccTCCTCATAg